The genomic DNA GAGGGGCCCCCCCAGATCCTTAAAGGACCCCCAAATTCTCAAGGGGACCCCCAGATCCTCAGGGGCCCCCCCAGATCCTTAAAGGGACCCCCAAGATCTCAGGGGGCCCCCCCAGATCCTTAAAGGACCCCCAAGATCCCAAGGGACCCCCAGATCCTCAGGGGCCCCCCAACTCCTTAAGGGGACCCCTAAGTTCCCAAGGGGCCCCCCCAACTCCTTAAGGGGACTCCCAAGTGTCCAGGAGGCCCCCCCAGCTCCTTAAAGGGCCCCCCAAAACCCTAAGGGCCCCCCAAGTTCCCAGGGGGCCCCCCCAGATCCTCAGGGGCCCCCCAAACTTCTTAAAGGGACCCCCTAGTTCCCAAGGGGACCCCCAGATCCTTAGGGGCCCCCCAGATCCTTAAAGGGCCCCCCAAGATCCCAAGGGACCCCCCAGATCCTTAAAGGGACCCCCAAGATCCCAAGGGACCCCCGAATCCCTAAAGGGCCCCCCCAATTCTCAAGGGCCCCCCCAATCCCGAAGGGGCCCCCCCCAAAAATCTCCTCGGGGGCGGCTGGAAAGCGCAGGGAGAGAAAGGGGGGGTGTCGGGGGCGAAAGGGGGGGGGCAGGttgggaattggggggggggtcccccaaAAAACCACCCCCCCCGGGGTGGGGGTGTGTTTGGGGGGGTCAGAGGAGCGTGGTGTCGCCGTCGGCGGcgttgggggggcgccgggggcccccCGTTTCcgagcccccccccggcctcggCCTGCAGGAAGCGCCAGACCTCGTCGGGCAGCGCCCGCAGCTCCAGCTCGCCG from Apteryx mantelli isolate bAptMan1 unplaced genomic scaffold, bAptMan1.hap1 HAP1_SCAFFOLD_420, whole genome shotgun sequence includes the following:
- the LOC136996576 gene encoding proline-rich proteoglycan 2-like, whose protein sequence is MAILGGVAECRILKGTPKISGGPPRSLKDPQDPKGPPDPQGPPNSLRGPLNPKGPPRSLKGPPRSQGTPESLKGPPNSQGPPQSRRGPPQKSPRGRLESAGRERGGVGGERGGAGWELGGGSPKKPPPPGWGCVWGGQRSVVSPSAALGGRRGPPVSEPPPGLGLQEAPDLVGQRPQLQLAAPLQLQRQLRGKGG